The Leptospira langatensis genomic sequence CGGGGAAAGCATTTTAGCGGTCGCTATGACGGAACCTGGAGCTGGTTCTGATCTTAAAAATATCCGCACGAGCGCCGTTGACAAAGGCGACCATTACTTAGTGAACGGTCAGAAAACATTTATTTCCAACGGTCAGCTTGCAAATCTGGTAATTACTGCAGTTAAGCATGAAAACGGAACGATCTCACTTGTTATGATAGAAGAGGGAATGAAAGGCTTCGAAAGAGGTCGTAACCTCGAGAAGATCGGGCTCAAGGCTCAGGATACCTCGGAGTTATACTTCAACGATGTCGTGGTTCCTAAGGAGAACGTCCTCGGAAAAGGCGGACAAGGTTTCCGTTATCTGATGATGAAACTCGCGCAAGAGCGTCTTGTATTGGCGATCGCGGCGGTGGAAGCTACCGCTCTAGTCCATAGAATGACGTTAAAATATATCAAAGAAAGGATGGCTTTCGGGAAGAAGATCGGATCTTTTCAACACATCAAATTTCAAATGGCGGAGATGACCACGGAACTAGAGATGTGCCGCACCTTCGTCGACAAAGTGGTATCGGAGCATATCGCAGGAAAAAAATTGACCGTAGAGGCTTCTATGGCTAAATATTATTCCACCGAGATGCAAAAACGTCATACCGACCTTTGCCTCCAATTCTTTGGCGGTTACGGTTA encodes the following:
- a CDS encoding acyl-CoA dehydrogenase family protein, with protein sequence MDRVLQFTEEHEAFRDMARKFFETEVTPHHHEWEKVGMVPKELWKKAGASGLLCPDVPEEYGGSGADFLYNVVVIEESSRSGNSGFFVSLHNDVIAPYISAYGNEEQKKKWLPGCCSGESILAVAMTEPGAGSDLKNIRTSAVDKGDHYLVNGQKTFISNGQLANLVITAVKHENGTISLVMIEEGMKGFERGRNLEKIGLKAQDTSELYFNDVVVPKENVLGKGGQGFRYLMMKLAQERLVLAIAAVEATALVHRMTLKYIKERMAFGKKIGSFQHIKFQMAEMTTELEMCRTFVDKVVSEHIAGKKLTVEASMAKYYSTEMQKRHTDLCLQFFGGYGYMMEYPIARAYLDARIQTIYAGTTEIMKEIIGGSLGL